In a genomic window of Rhinolophus ferrumequinum isolate MPI-CBG mRhiFer1 chromosome 2, mRhiFer1_v1.p, whole genome shotgun sequence:
- the LOC117036910 gene encoding ceruloplasmin-like translates to MKNILLMTFLVFISSPGWAKDRHYYIGIKETTWNYAPTGKNMLNGKPFSKDQEFQSQKYLQRGQDRIGSVYKKALYFHYTDDTFRRIIKKPSWLGFLGPIIKAETGDWVYVHVKNFASRMYSVHPHGVTYTKETEGALYPDNTTDLQKEDDRLEPGMRYTYKWFVEEKQGPGPNDSDCVTRIYHSHVDSVRDVASGLIGPMLTCKRGTLDGDTEKNIDKSYVLLFTSSDENQSWYIDDNIDTYTKSGQVDANDHDFQESNVMYAINGYMYGNLPSLTMCAEDRVRWHLVGMGAALDVHPIYLQGQTLFSRNHRKDVITVFPASLEDAFMVAKGPGEWMLGCHVYEPMKAFFNVKNCQKPSADLTGTDVIHYYIAAENIFWNYAPTGIDFFTKKSLTANGSESQKYFEQGPTRIGGTYQKLVYREYTDASFQKQKAREEHLGILGPVIKAEVGQTIKVTFYNNGPRPLSIQPQGLRYSKDNEGSFYKTPGGSTPPASSHVDPGTTFVYTWQVPPDVGPTSTDPNCLTMLYYSSVNGTKDANTGLVGPLLVCRKGSLGEDGKQKKIDKEFYLLAANFDENDSYLLDENIRTFTTEPENVNKEDQDFRNSNFMNSINGYMYGNLPGLDMCLGDNVSWHLLSVGSNPDLHGIYFSGNTFISLGQRGDTVSLFPYTSQTLLMTPDSTGNFGVVCLISEPYQKGMKNIYKVKQCSKPYPEQTQDQEKIIYIAAEEIVWDYSPSRKWEKELKRLQRKENQTNIFLDRTETYLGSKYKKVVYRQYDDITFTKKTERNEDEKHLDILGPLIFAIPGEKLRIIFKNKASRPYSIYAHGVKTHNSTIVPTQPGETRTYLWEIPERSGPTSNNFECIPWFYYSTVDVVKDFQSGLIGPLIVCRKDTKASIVHRVLLFAMFNEDDSWYLEENINTYSLNPNEVDRSNPNFTLSNSMHAINGRMFGNNQGLTFHVGDEVNFYLYGMGRPLDLHTAHFHGHSFEFKDWGLFRSDVYDVPPGVYQTIKMYPRDVGTWLFHCHVSTHIDFGMESTYTVIE, encoded by the exons atgaagaacattttACTAATGACCTTTCTGGTTTTTATTAGTTCTCCAGGTTGGGCAAAAGATAGGCACTACTACATAGGCATTAAAGAAACCACTTGGAACTATGCTCCTACTGGTAAAAATATGCTCAATGGAAAGCCATTTTCCAAAGATCA agaGTTTCAGTCCCAAAAATATCTGCAACGTGGCCAAGATAGGATAGGATCTGTTTATAAGAAGgctttgtattttcattatactGATGATACATTTCGAAGGATCATTAAAAAACCATCCTGGTTGGGATTTTTAGGTCCGATAATTAAAGCAGAGACTGGAGACTGGGTTTATGTACACGTAAAAAATTTTGCTTCAAGGATGTATAGTGTCCATCCTCATGGAGTCACCTACACTAAAGAAACTGAAG GTGCTCTCTATCCCGATAATACTACGGACCTGCAAAAGGAAGATGACCGTCTGGAACCAGGGATGCGGTATACTTACAAGTGGTTTGTGGAGGAAAAGCAGGGGCCTGGCCCCAATGACAGTGATTGTGTGACAAGGATTTACCACTCCCATGTAGACTCTGTAAGAGATGTGGCTTCAGGACTCATTGGACCAATGCTGACTTGTAAAAGag gcaCACTGGATGgagacactgaaaaaaatatcgACAAGTCATATGTTCTGTTGTTCACTTCAAGTGATGAAAACCAGAGCTGGTATATCGATGACAATATTGATACGTACACTAAATCCGGCCAAGTTGATGCTAATGATCATGACTTCCAGGAGAGCAATGTCATGTatg CAATTAATGGATACATGTATGGAAATCTACCCAGCCTCACCATGTGTGCTGAGGACAGGGTCAGGTGGCATTTGGTTGGCATGGGTGCTGCTTTAGATGTACACCCCATCTATCTCCAAGGACAAACTCTATTCTCTCGGAATCACAGAAAGGACGTCATTACCGTCTTTCCTGCCTCACTGGAGGATGCCTTCATGGTGGCCAAGGGCCCTGGAGAATGGATGCTGGGCTGTCATGTATATG AGCCTATGAAAGCCTTTTTCAATGTAAAGAATTGCCAAAAACCTTCAGCAGATCTTACTGGGACAGATGTTATACATTACTATATTGctgctgaaaatatattttggaactATGCTCCAACTGGTATAGATTTCTTCACTAAAAAGAGTTTAACAGCAAATGGAAG TGAATCccagaaatattttgaacaagGCCCAACCAGAATTGGAGGAACTTACCAAAAACTAGTTTACCGTGAATACACAGATGCTTCCTTCCAAAAACAGAAGGCAAGAGAAGAGCACCTTGGAATccttg GCCCTGTCATCAAGGCAGAGGTAGGACAGACCATCAAAGTCACTTTCTATAACAATGGTCCCCGGCCACTCAGTATTCAGCCTCAGGGACTGCGTTACAGCAAAGACAACGAGGGCTCATTCTACAAAACACCCGGAGGAA GCACCCCTCCAGCCTCCTCACATGTAGATCCTGGCACAACATTTGTCTATACATGGCAAGTTCCACCAGATGTGGGTCCTACCTCCACGGACCCCAACTGCCTGACCATGTTATACTACTCCTCAGTCAATGGGACAAAAGACGCAAACACTGGCCTTGTAGGGCCTCTCCTCGTGTGCAGAAAGGGGAGTCTTGGAGAGGATGGCAAACAG aagaaaatagacaaagagTTTTACCTACTTGCCGcaaattttgatgaaaatgatAGTTATCTCTTGGATGAAAATATTAGAACATTTACCACAGAGCCTGAAAACGTGAATAAAGAGGACCAAGACTTCCGAAACTCTAATTTTATGAACT CCATAAATGGATACATGTATGGAAATCTGCCCGGACTGGATATGTGTTTAGGAGACAATGTTTCATGGCACCTTCTTAGTGTGGGATCAAATCCAGACttgcatggaatatatttttcaggGAATACCTTTATTTCCCTAGGACAAAGGGGCGACACTGTATCTCTGTTTCCCTATACTTCCCAAACACTTTTAATGACACCTGATTCCACAG GAAATTTTGGCGTGGTTTGTCTGATTTCAGAGCCCTATCAAAAAggcatgaaaaatatatacaaagtgaAGCAGTGTTCAAAGCCATATCCTGAGCAAACACAGGACCAGGAGAAAATTATCTATATCGCAGCTGAGGAAATTGTGTGGGATTATTCTCCTAGCAGGAAGTGGGAGAAAGAACTGAAACGTTTACAAAGAAAGGAGAA tcaaacaaacatatttttggaTAGAACTGAGACATATCTTGGGTCCAAATACAAGAAAGTTGTATATCGTCAATATGATGATATCACATTcacaaaaaaaacagagagaaatgaagatgaaaaacatCTGGATATTCTAG GTCCTTTAATATTTGCCATCCCTGGTGAGAAACTCcgaattatctttaaaaataaagcctcAAGACCATATTCTATTTATGCTCATGGAGTGAAAACACACAATTCCACCATTGTTCCAACACAGCCCG GAGAGACCCGAACATACCTTTGGGAGATCCCTGAAAGAAGTGGTCCTACCTCAAATAACTTTGAATGTATACCTTGGTTTTACTATTCTACTGTGGACGTGGTTAAG GATTTTCAAAGCGGACTGATCGGTCCTTTGATAGTATGTCGCAAAGACACAAAAGCCAGCATAGTTCACCGTGTGCTCCTCTTCGCGATGTTTAATGAGGATGACTCCTGGTACTTGGAAGAAAATATCAATACCTATTCTCTAAACCCGAACGAAGTGGACAGAAGTAATCCTAATTTCACCCTCAGCAACAGCATGCACG CAATTAACGGAAGAATGTTTGGAAATAACCAAGGTCTGACG